A segment of the Candidatus Sumerlaea chitinivorans genome:
TCGTAGGGAATCCGGCGAAACGGGCGCGGAAGCTCCATGCCAAGGCAGGCCTTCCACACGCGACAAACCATCCCCTCCATATAGTGGAAAATGTCCTCGGGCGTGACAAAGCTCATCTCGATGTCAATTTGCATGAACTCGGGTTGCCGATTTGCCCGCAGGTCTTCGTCGCGGAAGCAGGGCGCAATTTGGAAATAGCGGTCGTATCCAGCGACCATGAGCAACTGCTTAAACAACTGCGGACTCTGCGGCAGAGCATAGAAACATCCCGGATTGAGGCGCGAGGGAACAAGAAAGTCGCGTGCGCCCTCGGGTGTAGACTTCGTCAAAATCGGCGTGGTGAACTCGATAAACCCGTTTTCGGAGAAATAGTTGCGAACCTCCTGATAGAGGCGATGGGACATGAGGAAATTCCGCTGCATTTCCGGTCGGCGGAGATCAAGGAAACGGTAACGCAGACGGACATCCTCGTTTACTGCCGTGTATTCGTCCAGTTTGAAGGGCAAGGGGCGGCACGTGTTGAGGACTTCAAATTCATCCACCAGCAATTCGACCTCGCCCGTTGCGAGATTGGGGTTCTCCGTCCCCTCTGGGCGGCGCCGGACGAGTCCCTCCACAGCAATGACATATTCATCGCGAAGCGCTCCTGCAGCTTCGAAGCGCTCCGCGCTTATGTGCTGCGGATCGAAGACAATCTGACACAGACCTTCCCGATCGCGTAGGTCGACAAACAGCACGCCCCCGTGATCCCTGCGACGATGCACCCACCCTTTGAGAACAATTTTTTGGCCGATATGGCTCGGCCGAACCTCGCCACAGTAACACGTGCGTGGTTGATTTGCCAAAGGCATAAGCTTCCTTCCCTCGTAAATTTTGCTCGCTTCCAGTTGCTACGGTAAACTCTACATTTCGGTGAGATTGCGTTCGACTTCGGCAAGCTCCAATTCCACCTGCTCGCTTGATTCGAGATTCTTCCACTGGACCACTTGGCGCTGGACTTCATCGGCGCCAATGATCAGCGCCACACGCGCCCCCGCCTTGTTTGCGGCCTTTAGTCCCGCTCGGGCGCTGCGTGGCTGGCAGTCGAAAATTACGGGCACGTTGTTGGTGCGCGCATGCTCGGCAAGCCGGAACGCGACATCGAGAGCTTCTTCATCCAACGCTAAAATGTAAAACTCGACTTCCGGCGGCGGAGGCGGCTCGATCTCGTTGGCCTCGAGAGCAAGAAGCAGGCGCTCCACACCGATACTCATACCCACGGCGGGCGTCGGGGGACCACCCAGCTCTTCAATGAGGTCGTCGTAGCGACCTCCCCCAATCACGGCGTTTTGTGCACCCAAACCACCATGCACGATCTCGAACACAGTTCGCGTGTAATAGTCGAGGCCCCGCACCAGCTCAGGGGCAAGTTCGTAGTGGATGCCAACGGAATCGAGGAGGCCCGCCAGCCGCTCCGCGTGGCGCGTGCAGGTATCACACACGGCATCGGCGATTTTTGGCAATTTTGCTGCGAGCTTTTGGCAATCCTCGAGCTTACAGTCGAAAACCCGCATGGGGTTTAGCTCCGCGCGCCGCAGACACTGCTCGCACCACTGCGGTTCTCCTTCCCCTGCGCTGGCTCCAAGTTTGGCGATTTCCTCACGCAACCGTTCGTTGTATGCGCGGCGACACTCCTTGCAACCGATGTTATTCAACCGTGTCGTGACCTGTGGGAATCCTAACTTGCGCAGAAAACGATCACAGATCGTGATGATCTCAGCATCCGCCGCGGGATGCGCGACTCCAAAAAACTCGATGCCGATTTGGGTGAACTGGCGAAGTCGCCCCTTCTGGGGCTTTTCGTAACGAAACATCGGGCCAATGTAGTAGAGTTTCTGCTGAGATGTCTCTTTAAGCAGACCCGACTCGATGAGAGCTCGCGCGACGCCAGCCGTGCCTTCGGGGCGGAGCGTGTTCGAGCGGTCTCCGGGATCCGTGAACGTGTACATCTGCTTGGAAACCACGATATCGCTCGCTTCGCCGACACTCCGCACAAAGAGTTCTGTGGGCTCAAGGATGGGCGTTCGGATCTCCCGATAACCGTAAGCTTCAAAAAGTTTTCGCGCTGTTTCCTCAACCCATTGATAAGCACGCGACTCGGCCGGCAGGACATCTTTCGTGCCGCGGATCGCCTGAATCGTCCGTTGTACTTGTTCCGTCTCGCCCATAAATGCCACCTGTGCTAAACTGCAAAACAGCTACTGCTATACGCAAGCTGCGCGCGCAACTGTAAAGAAACGTTTAACTGGCTGAGCGGCTGTCAGAGCTTGAAGGATCCGAGAATTACTCCAGCAGATGAGGCTCACGGAAGAGAAGAAAAGAAAGATTTCTGAGCGAGACGCGTAGCTGAGCTATAACTTTCCGGTCAGTAGCTTCTGCCCGATGAGAAGGACCAGACCAACACCGATCACACCCAAAAACACATACTGGGGGGAAGCCAGGTACGCTTGAACCTGCGGAGCCGACGCACTGACTGCACCGACAGCCTTTTGGACTAACGGAGCCGCAAAGGCAAGTCCCGCCATCCCCACCGACCCCGCCGTCACCAAAGTCGGCGCTAAGAACCGTGCCGAAAGGGCAGAGATGAGGAGGGCAATCCCGCACACAAGAAGCCAGTTTGTGAGTGTCCAGCCGAGTGGATCTGTGAACGCCGAAATAACAAGGCTTCGAAGGGTTTGTTGCGCTGTCGCAGCCGACCCAGCCTGAACATAGGGGAAAAGGAAAAGTCCGACACAAGCGACACCAGCTATGCCGCGCACAACGCGATAGAGTTGTGCAAACGCGCCCGCTGTAACCGACACACGGGATTTGCGTCGCTCCTCGGCGAAGGGATCCGCATATTGCGTCTTGTGCTGCTGGGCGATTTCTGTAAGGATGACCGTTGCAGCTTCCTGAGCCCTGCGTACGGCCTCATCCTCAGCCACGCCTTGAGCACGCAAACGTTTCTGCTCGGCTTTGGCCAACACACGGAGTTCCCTGGCCTTCCTGCGCTGCTCCTCAAGCCGGTCGAGCCACTCGATCAACGGATCGCGCCAGAGCGCATGTTTTCGGCGCCGCTCGACACTATCCATTCCGGAGGTTCGAGCTCGCGCTCTCACAAGCGCTTCGTAGCCAAAAAGCTCTTCAAAGAGTTCTTCCCAATCGCGCCCGGCAAAGCGACTTACGAAATCTTCTAAGCCATCCTCGGAAACACCCCGCAGACGGAGCTGTTTTAGGAGTTGACGGAGGCGCTCCAAAACCGGTGCACGCTGTTTCCGCAGGGGACGCAACACGGCGAACTCATAGGCGCCTGCAAGGATGGCACCCAAAAGCACAATCCCCACCAACCACGCCGAAAAGCCCGTCTGCCAAACGAGGAAACCACAGAGCAGGAGCAGGGCCGCGCTTGCGATCCACGATCGCCACGACATCCCAAAGACGGCCGCCCGACACCGCCGGAAAAGATACGAGCGGTGAAGAATGCCGTCGAGCACCACGTGCGCTGGAGCAGCTACCAACATCGAACCCAACAGGAAAAGGCCAAGACGCGGCAGCCCCAAGAACATCAGCGCCAGCGACAAAAGCGGAAGCCCAGCCCAGAAGCCCAACAGCACAAGTTTGCGGAGACCGACTGCCGGTGCACTGTAGTATTCTTTCTGACATTCCTCGAGTTCCGCCAAATGCGTTTCCCGAGGGCGAAATACGCCCTTCTCCGTCTCGACGCCAAGGAACTCCTCGAGATCTTGCACCACGGCGTCCATGTCCGGATAGCGGTCGACCGGATTCTTGGCCAGCATGCGCTCGAGAATCTTTTTCAGCGCAGGCGGCACTGCGCGCACGTAAAGGTCAATGGGAGGAGGAGGTTCGGTTTTTTGCTTAGTGATAATTTCGTAAGCGGTGGTGCCCGAGAAAGGAGGCTTACCGGCGACGAGGTAGTAGAGGGTGCAGCCCAGAGAATACTGGTCAGCGCGGTGGTCCACATTTGCTGCGTCAAGTGCCTGCTCGGGGGGCATGTAGGCTGGCGTCCCCATCGCCACGGAAGGCATGGTCACATCTGTCGCGGCCTGCATCAGGATGGCATCACGATCCGGGTGACCGCCGGAATCGCCCTCCACCCAACCGCGCAACTTGGCTAACCCCATGTCCGCGATTTTTACTAAGCCGTGTTCGTTCAGCAGAAGGTTTTCGGGCTTAATATCCCGATGCACAAAGCCACGGCGATGAGCATAAGCAAGAGCACGGGCAGCTTGAAGCACGTAGCTGACGGCATCTTCGACTTGCAGTCTTCCGTCACGACGCACGATCTCGCCGAGGTTACTTCCCCGGACGTACTCCATGCTAATGAAATGGGTTTCGTCTTCAACGCCGACATCGTACACTTGCACAATGTTATGGTGATTGAGTTGGGCGGCGCTAAGGGCCTCGCGGGTAAACCGCACCAGAAACTCGGGATTGGCAGCAAGCTCGGCTGGGAGCACTTTCAGTGCCACGTCACGATTGAGCGACTTTTGCCGCGCCAGATACACCGTCCCCATTCCCCCGCTGCCAAGCTTACTCTTGATCTCGTAGCCGCCTAATGTAATCCCCGTAAGGTCGGCACCTTTGCGGAATCCGCCAGCAGCGCTCTTCCCGGTCGCGCGGGACGGTTTACGAGCCGCAATGCTGGGAATTTCTCCCTCAGTAGTTTCAGCTGCTGGAGGCTCCACAATTGTAGACGCAGATGCGATTGTCGCTTCTCGGGGCGACGGGCTTTGTGGGTCTTCCCGCTGCTGATTCAGTGCAGATTGTTTCGCGCGCTCCTGCGAAACCGTTGGTTGAGGGAAAGAGGAGACAGCTCTTTGCTGCGGAGACCTCAGATCTTCCGCAGCGGCGCGCCGAAAAGATGAACGTTCGGTCGGAGCTTCTTGCGGCCCAATTTGGGTCTTATCAAAGGCGCCGAGGTGGGTTGACTTGTCGACTTCGATCGTAGGGAGTTCATGCGCTGACGTGGCTTGGGTCGGACTGCTATTCTCGATGACAGTTGGCATCTCATGCAGGGTAGAATCTGCTGCTCGCATTTTCTGGTTGCCCTGCATTGGTGTCGCTGCTGCAAGTGGCGCGACGGCAAAACACTCCGGACACTGAACAAGTCCGGTCGTCGAGTCCGCCTCAGCGTCCCAACTGGCCCCACATTTGTGGCATTGTAGCTTCATTGTTATCCCCGTGGAGCTTTGACCCAGACGTGCGCAGCGACCGCCATACCCCTTCGCGTAGCGCCGTGTTGCTACGCCGTTTCTGGATCGTCCAGCTGCAACCTTTAGTCATCTACTTTATGGCAACGGACCCGAAATGTCAACGCTAACGGCGTGGAAAAAAGCGGGACGCCCCGTCGGGCCGACGGGGCGTCCGGTCTCTGCAGTCACAGGCTTGCACAGGGGGTGCAAGGACTCACTGCGACAGGATAATCACTGTATACGGCCCAATGCCAACGTTGGCATTATAGTTCATGCCGTCTTTGGCCCCAGAGTTTGCCGTTGTGTTATAGCTGTTCCAGTTGCCAAAGTCGCTCGAATAGCCGTTCCAGTCGCTATTGAAGCGCACGTACCACGTGCCGCCACGTGGCATGCCAATGTTGTAAGAGGTGTAGGCGCGGTTGGCAAAATTCGCGACAACGACTACATCGTCGCCGGGGCCACCTTGATCCCAACGGTGGTAAGCAATGACTTTGTCCGTGTTGTTAATATGATACACATTCACGTTATTGCCGCGCAGCCCGCGGGTGTTGTTGTACCAGTTACGGCGGAGCTTGATGAGATCCTTGTAGAGCTGCAAGATGCCCGCATACGTCGTGGTCTTCGACCAATCCAACGGATCGCCGTCGGAGAAGTAGCCGTCCTCGAGGAACTCTTGTCCTTGGAAGATCATGGGAATCCCCGGTGCGGTAAAGAGAATGCCCGCCGCGAGAGTGGAGCGCTTCTTTGAATACCAGCTGCCGGCGTTGCCCGGCCAAATCTCTTCGGGAAGCCGGCTGTGGCCGTTGGCAACCTCGTCATGGCTTTCCGTGTAAATCACGCGCTGGAGATGCCAGCCATTGTAGTAATGGGTGATCGCATCGCGAACCGTGTACATGTTGCGGTCGGCGTCGTTGCTTGTGATCACCGTGGATCGAATCGGGTGCACGAAGCTTGGATCCCATTGCGAATCGAAGCCGGCACCGCCACTCGATGTGGGCTTGGTGAGCCAATCGTTGTTCTGCATGTCTTCCGCGATGGAGAGTTTCCAGCTTGCGGACGAATCGATTGTGTTGTTGATCCATTGCATGAGGCTCCATCCCTCGGGAATATCCCCACCGCCGCCATTGTTGAGCGCGCGGATGTTGCAAGTGGAATCCCAACGCAGACCGTCCATTCGGTAATCATTGAGCCACATCATGGCTGCATCTTTTAGGAAGGAGCGAACTTCGCCGCGGCCGTAATCCGGACGAGACCAGCCCCAAGGCGTCACCTTGCGCCAGTCAGAGAAGAAGTAGATGCCGCCGTTGCCATAGCTTTCTCCATCGAAATTCCACAGGGGGATACTCGACTCGTACGGGCTCGAGCCCATGTGGTTGAAAACGATATCCATCATGACGCCGATGCCCCGCGCATGCGCCGCATCCACAAGTGCCTTGAGCGCCTGCACGGAACCATACGCACTTTCCGGCGCGAATTGGCTGTGGGGATTATAGCCCCAAGAGAAATCGCCCGGGAACTCCGTGCAGGGCATCAAGAGAAGCATATTCACGCCAAGGCTTTGGAGGTAATCCATTTTGGCCGTAACGGAAGCAAAGTTGCCGGGGCCACCACCGGGGGAATCGTTGAAAGTGCCCACGTGCATTTCGTAGATGACGGTGTCGTTCCAAGCAGGGGTGGAATACGAGTAGCTGCCCCACGAGTAGCCCGGATCCACGATGATGGAGTTACCGGCGTCGTTTGTCATTTGGCGCGCCTGCGGATCCTGTCGCCAGAAGGTGCCGTAGCTTGGGTGGGTAATCACGAATTTGTATTGATCGCCGATAATCGCCTTGTTGAAATCCACCGACCACCAGCCATTGCCCTCGCTGGCGAGCTTGTTAGTCGAACCATCCCAGTTGTTGAACGTACCGGCGACCGCGACGGCGGACGCGTTCGGGGCCCAGACTCGGAAAGTCGTCCCGTTCGTGTAAGGAATGGCCCCCACTCCACCACGAGTGGAGGGCACAGTGTCCGCCGTCACCACAACGTCGTCAATCGCCACACCGTCGGAGGACAGTGGGTAATTGTCATATTCTTGCCACCGGATAATGGTATTTGGTCCCAGCACGAGCCCCAGCGATGAGGCGGCGTTGGAAATGTTCACAGTTTGAACCGAGAATGAGGACGAGATCGCGGGAAACGACCAGGTGGTGATCTTTTTATAGGTGAGTCCGCCGTCGGTCGAAAGATAGAGGCCATCTGACGAATGAGCCTCGTCCCCCACATTGCGGAACTTAAATGTGAGGACGACATTCGTAACGGTTGCGAGATTGAGTTTTAGATCGAGGCGAGACGTGGCGTAAGCAGAGTCCCCAACGCTATCGTCGAGAGTGACCCCGTACCCCGAGGATCCGTAACGATAGGTCGTGCTGGTCTGGACGCGCCACGTTCCCGTCCCGCTCCTGCTCCATTGCGGTCCGAGGGTGGAAGAATTGAAGGAATCGGAAAAAATGGTTGCCGCATCCCCGACCGCAGTAAACCAACACACGGTGGCGGCGATTGCGGCTGCGGTGCAACGACTGAATCTCATTGAGGTACCTCCCTGATGGGTAGTTCTCGGCTTTGTGCGGCTAAAGGAAGTCGTGTTGAAGGCACTGGGGTGCTTGCAGGCAAACCATCACTTTAGCTCACCATAAACCGTGACTACGTGCTTTGAACGATTTTATAGCGATTTGCAAGAACAAAATCGAACCGATCCAAATTTCCCAACAAAATAT
Coding sequences within it:
- a CDS encoding Serine/threonine protein kinase PrkC, regulator of stationary phase → MEPPAAETTEGEIPSIAARKPSRATGKSAAGGFRKGADLTGITLGGYEIKSKLGSGGMGTVYLARQKSLNRDVALKVLPAELAANPEFLVRFTREALSAAQLNHHNIVQVYDVGVEDETHFISMEYVRGSNLGEIVRRDGRLQVEDAVSYVLQAARALAYAHRRGFVHRDIKPENLLLNEHGLVKIADMGLAKLRGWVEGDSGGHPDRDAILMQAATDVTMPSVAMGTPAYMPPEQALDAANVDHRADQYSLGCTLYYLVAGKPPFSGTTAYEIITKQKTEPPPPIDLYVRAVPPALKKILERMLAKNPVDRYPDMDAVVQDLEEFLGVETEKGVFRPRETHLAELEECQKEYYSAPAVGLRKLVLLGFWAGLPLLSLALMFLGLPRLGLFLLGSMLVAAPAHVVLDGILHRSYLFRRCRAAVFGMSWRSWIASAALLLLCGFLVWQTGFSAWLVGIVLLGAILAGAYEFAVLRPLRKQRAPVLERLRQLLKQLRLRGVSEDGLEDFVSRFAGRDWEELFEELFGYEALVRARARTSGMDSVERRRKHALWRDPLIEWLDRLEEQRRKARELRVLAKAEQKRLRAQGVAEDEAVRRAQEAATVILTEIAQQHKTQYADPFAEERRKSRVSVTAGAFAQLYRVVRGIAGVACVGLFLFPYVQAGSAATAQQTLRSLVISAFTDPLGWTLTNWLLVCGIALLISALSARFLAPTLVTAGSVGMAGLAFAAPLVQKAVGAVSASAPQVQAYLASPQYVFLGVIGVGLVLLIGQKLLTGKL
- a CDS encoding Malto-oligosyltrehalose trehalohydrolase, producing the protein MRFSRCTAAAIAATVCWFTAVGDAATIFSDSFNSSTLGPQWSRSGTGTWRVQTSTTYRYGSSGYGVTLDDSVGDSAYATSRLDLKLNLATVTNVVLTFKFRNVGDEAHSSDGLYLSTDGGLTYKKITTWSFPAISSSFSVQTVNISNAASSLGLVLGPNTIIRWQEYDNYPLSSDGVAIDDVVVTADTVPSTRGGVGAIPYTNGTTFRVWAPNASAVAVAGTFNNWDGSTNKLASEGNGWWSVDFNKAIIGDQYKFVITHPSYGTFWRQDPQARQMTNDAGNSIIVDPGYSWGSYSYSTPAWNDTVIYEMHVGTFNDSPGGGPGNFASVTAKMDYLQSLGVNMLLLMPCTEFPGDFSWGYNPHSQFAPESAYGSVQALKALVDAAHARGIGVMMDIVFNHMGSSPYESSIPLWNFDGESYGNGGIYFFSDWRKVTPWGWSRPDYGRGEVRSFLKDAAMMWLNDYRMDGLRWDSTCNIRALNNGGGGDIPEGWSLMQWINNTIDSSASWKLSIAEDMQNNDWLTKPTSSGGAGFDSQWDPSFVHPIRSTVITSNDADRNMYTVRDAITHYYNGWHLQRVIYTESHDEVANGHSRLPEEIWPGNAGSWYSKKRSTLAAGILFTAPGIPMIFQGQEFLEDGYFSDGDPLDWSKTTTYAGILQLYKDLIKLRRNWYNNTRGLRGNNVNVYHINNTDKVIAYHRWDQGGPGDDVVVVANFANRAYTSYNIGMPRGGTWYVRFNSDWNGYSSDFGNWNSYNTTANSGAKDGMNYNANVGIGPYTVIILSQ
- a CDS encoding Histidyl-tRNA synthetase; amino-acid sequence: MGETEQVQRTIQAIRGTKDVLPAESRAYQWVEETARKLFEAYGYREIRTPILEPTELFVRSVGEASDIVVSKQMYTFTDPGDRSNTLRPEGTAGVARALIESGLLKETSQQKLYYIGPMFRYEKPQKGRLRQFTQIGIEFFGVAHPAADAEIITICDRFLRKLGFPQVTTRLNNIGCKECRRAYNERLREEIAKLGASAGEGEPQWCEQCLRRAELNPMRVFDCKLEDCQKLAAKLPKIADAVCDTCTRHAERLAGLLDSVGIHYELAPELVRGLDYYTRTVFEIVHGGLGAQNAVIGGGRYDDLIEELGGPPTPAVGMSIGVERLLLALEANEIEPPPPPEVEFYILALDEEALDVAFRLAEHARTNNVPVIFDCQPRSARAGLKAANKAGARVALIIGADEVQRQVVQWKNLESSEQVELELAEVERNLTEM